The Penaeus monodon isolate SGIC_2016 chromosome 17, NSTDA_Pmon_1, whole genome shotgun sequence genome contains the following window.
GAAAGCAAAGTCCCTCTTGCCGGCTCTTGGGATGAAGGCGAAGTCTTTCTTACCGAGTCTTGGACTGAAGGCAAAATCGGCTTTCTTGCCGAGTCTTGGATTGAAGGCGAAATCGGCTTTCTTTCCCAGTCTAGGGGAAAAGGCGAAATCACCGCGTTTGCCAAGTCTTGGACTGAAGGCAAAATCAGCTCGCTTTCCGAGCCTAGGGTTGAAGGCAAACCCGCCTCTCTTGCCGAGCCTTGGGTTGAAAGCAAAGTCACGCTTACCGAGTCTCGGACTGAAAGCAAAGTCAGCCCGCTTGCCGAGCCGTGGGTTGAAAGCAAAGTCTCTCTTGCCGAGTCTTGGGGTAAAAGCTTGGCGCTTGCCGAGGCGGGGATTGAAGGCAAAGTCCCTCTTGTCTACCGGGCTTCCGAAACCTACCCAAGCATCCTGCTCGTCCTCGTCCCTCTCGACCTCCCCCGTGAGTCCTTCTGCCTCCCGCAGTGTCTCAGCGTCGTCGGAGTCCACTTCTTCGTCGTCGAGATATTCAATGCTGTCCAGGTCGTTCTCGTTGGCAAGAGCTGGGAGGTCATTTCCGTCCCGCTTGCCGAGTCGTGGAATGAAGTAAGAACGACGCTCTGCAATGGGAGAGGAGGCAGGTGGAAGCGGGTAAGTAAGTGCAATGAAATTCGCTCTacagaaaaaagtgataataacgataatgactacTGTCATGtgatttgcccaaaaaaaattaagattatttTGGGAAATAGTGGACTACCCACGATTTAGAGGAAGAAAGCATAACAAAAATACTATAGAGAAATACCAGCCACCGTCACTTGATCTCAGACTTCACACAAGTCTCGAACTAATCTCACCTTCAACAGGTTGCCACCACCAGCTGCCGCTCTGCTCCTCTGCGGTTTCTCCCTCCTCAGCCTTCTCTTCTGTCGTCTGTCGCTTATCTCGGGCCTCCTCATTCTGCACAGGGGGAGCAGAGGAGAgtcagaaaaggaaaatttacacacacacacacacacacatgcacacacacacacacacacacacacacacacacacacacacacacacacacatacacacacacacacacacacacacacacatagacacacacacacacacacacgcacacacacacacacacacacatgtacggacatgcatatatatacacggacacacactcacgcacccccccccccacacacacacataataaggcatgtaaatatatatagccatatagatagctatatagataaatatagacaaagagataaacagatacactgatacacacacatcgatatacagaccatatacatgtatatatatatatatatgtaccgtaTATA
Protein-coding sequences here:
- the LOC119583554 gene encoding uncharacterized protein LOC119583554, which codes for MHALTVTVAALTFLSLAKCSTLTADTQDALPGFQLRDFSNLVRDDRSLRMFLDFLLSSQQPAQMMGEPREDSDEGYRRKRSVNTSQEENVRKEENEEARDKRQTTEEKAEEGETAEEQSGSWWWQPVEERRSYFIPRLGKRDGNDLPALANENDLDSIEYLDDEEVDSDDAETLREAEGLTGEVERDEDEQDAWVGFGSPVDKRDFAFNPRLGKRQAFTPRLGKRDFAFNPRLGKRADFAFSPRLGKRDFAFNPRLGKRGGFAFNPRLGKRADFAFSPRLGKRGDFAFSPRLGKKADFAFNPRLGKKADFAFSPRLGKKDFAFIPRAGKRDFAFNPRLGKRADAEEDVQAGALDARDSQTASFPGDLGTEDFIQRLD